Proteins from one Capricornis sumatraensis isolate serow.1 chromosome 2, serow.2, whole genome shotgun sequence genomic window:
- the RTP5 gene encoding LOW QUALITY PROTEIN: receptor-transporting protein 5 (The sequence of the model RefSeq protein was modified relative to this genomic sequence to represent the inferred CDS: deleted 1 base in 1 codon; substituted 1 base at 1 genomic stop codon), whose translation MDGADVWAKTLAQLMAQAKPQDSWELVPQENLASGHLDSSGFQYRLRGLSRLQCGRCQWGWASAHLRLLFHLWWDEAGRHGLVKMRVWGQQCRLCPPGGAECRVSLLNVRLFLGKLVRFIAHKCYAEGPEVCFRERCEVCAPGVCFFQQPPDPAXGPEGRSAGSVKGRFTLYSSGEEEAAPAASRQLCTLGRGLLVDRLRGCTPDAIAVSLYVADFIRSPIAEGRDFCGRAEEVITIPFSLGRRARGLAAEPAGGQHVTGRGCLHLPASSKATSKGRRFPVNIKAPVFHGKGLLLSGAKATTGFIYKGLGCVSEPEEDGHEGEGEVENADWGALSSSTRLVPVGGSPRPMTYIVGLMDSGEGSVTFPSSLADVLLEDADAFDLVYGSLTFPFMFAYEGGVAASSASGPEDKGQVAGGGGPPATGREPLPGPDAGGWAPLGEGSVTLPFSVFSIIQSKSSGRKARGPRGNGPAPRGSSKKGKQPGPWAWVWVSLAVCVLWIRHLCTLSPDRSPWGGCPGARRAATPAPAALLACSVSTVSPGVGGAHAMTIPRADRARGPVTLGPEGLRPLPLDQPLQGKGLTLAPGFWGLPMAIQAPRPAVTLPTPTLLARAVATVLGMLDPQRRVCPPPCGRTGTSARPFPRPPPRECRRGCGPLTDPGPSAPLALGTGQEECPLGCDRTRAPEPRARGPQGPPAGLGGRSITEGRDPARAELSASAASPLHYGPPTSPAAPPPPPAPSASPAPSAGPSPSAGPSPSSATPRARPPRGPARPRVAASGKRNSVMPGRTPHSHHVLGFHVPSSLSLSVSKFRCEVENCDSPSLKYVEVFRAG comes from the exons ATGGACGGGGCGGACGTGTGGGCCAAGACTTTGGCCCAACTGATGGCCCAGGCGAAGCCCCAGGACAGCTGGGAGCTGGTCCCCCAGGAGAACCTGGCCTCAGGGCACCTGGACAGCAGTGGTTTCCAGTACCGGCTTCGGGGGCTCTCGAG GCTCCAGTGTGGCCGCTGCCAGTGGGGCTGGGCCTCGGCCCACTTGCGCCTGCTCTTCCACCTGTGGTGGGACGAGGCCGGCCGGCACGGGCTGGTCAAGATGCGGGTCTGGGGCCAGCAGTGCCGGCTGTGCCCGCCCGGCGGGGCCGAGTGCCGCGTCAGCTTGCTGAACGTGCGGCTCTTCCTGGGCAAGCTGGTGCGGTTCATCGCGCACAAGTGCTACGCGGAGGGTCCCGAGGTCTGCTTCCGCGAGCGCTGTGAGGTCTGCGCCCCGGGGGTCTGCTTCTTCCAGCAGCCGCCTGACCCCGCCTGAGGGCCCGAGGGCAGGAGCGCCGGTAGTGTCAAGGGCAGGTTCACCCTGTACTCCAGCGGCGAAGAGGAGGCCGCCCCCGCCGCCAGCAGGCAGCTGTGCACGCTGGGCCGCGGGCTGCTGGTCGACCGTCTGCGGGGCTGCACCCCCGACGCCATCGCCGTTTCCCTGTACGTGGCCGACTTCATCAGGAGCCCCATCGCCGAGGGCAGGGACTTCTGTGGCCGGGCCGAGGAGGTCAtcaccatccccttctccctcggGCGCAGGGCCCGGGGGCTGGCGGCTGAGCCCGCAGGCGGCCAGCACGTCACCGGCAGGGGCTGCCTCCACCTGCCCGCTAGCTCCAAGGCCACGTCCAAGGGCAGACGCTTCCCGGTGAACATCAAAGCCCCCGTCTTCCACGGCAAGGGGCTCCTCCTCAGCGGCGCGAAGGCAACCACAGGCTTCATCTACAAAGGGCTCGGCTGCGTCTCTGAACCTGAAGAGGACGGGCACGAGGGCGAGGGCGAGGTTGAGAATGCCGACTGGGGCGCCCTGTCCAGCAGCACCAGGCTCGTCCCGGTCGGAGGCAGCCCGCGGCCCATGACCTACATCGTCGGCCTCATGGACAGCGGGGAGGGCTCGGTCACCTTTCCCTCCTCCTTGGCTGACGTGCTCCTGGAAGACGCTGATGCGTTCGACCTGGTGTATGGCTCCCTCACTTTCCCGTTCATGTTCGCCTATGAGGGCGGAGTGGCGGCCTCCTCTGCCAGCGGCCCTGAAGACAAAGGGCAGGTGGCTGGCGGCGGTGGCCCCCCTGCCACGGGCCGTGAGCCCCTC CCCGGGCCCGACGCGGGCGGCTGGGCACCCCTGGGCGAGGGCTCCGTCACACTCCCCTTCTCTGTCTTTAGCATAATCCAAAGCAAGAGTTCTGGGCGCAAGGCCAGGGGCCCTAGAGGCAACGGCCCGGCGCCCCGGGGCTCGTCCAAGAAGGGGAAGCAGCCAGGGCCCTGG GCCTGGGTCTGGGTCTCGCTGGCCGTCTGCGTCCTCTGGATAAGGCATCTGTGCACGCTCAGCCCCGACCGCTCCCCGTGG GGGGGCTGCCCGGGCGCCCGGCGAGCAGCGACCCCCGCCCCGGCTGCCCTGCTTGCGTGTTCCGTCTCCACGGTGAGTCCTGGTGTCGGGGGAGCTCACGCCATGACCATCCCCCGAGCTGACC GGGCTCGAGGCCCAGTCACCCTTGGTCCCGAGGGCCTGCGGCCGCTGCCTCTGGACCAGCCCCTCCAGGGCAAGGGGCTCACATTGGCGCCCGGCTTCTGGGGTCTCCCGATGGCCATCCAGGCCCCCAGGCCCGCAGTGACCTTGCCCACCCCGACACTACTGGCCCGCGCTGTCGCCACGGTCCTGGGCATGCTGGACCCACAGAGACGCGTGTGTCCCCCGCCCTGCGGCCGCACCGGGACCTCTGCTCGGCCCTTCCCGCGGCCGCCGCCCCGGGAATGCAGAAGGGGCTGTGGTCCCCTTACAGACCCTGGGCCTTCAGCGCCCCTCGCCCTGGGAACCGGCCAAGAGGAGTGTCCCCTCGGGTGTGACCGCACAAGAGCACCGGAGCCGAGAGCGCGGGGACCCCAGGGCCCTCCAGCGGGGTTGGGGGGACGCAGCATCACGGAGGGCAGAGATCCAGCCCGCGCCGAGCTCTCCGCATCCGCGGCCTCTCCGCTGCACTACGGCCCCCCCACAAGCCCGGcggccccacccccgcctcctgcccccagcgccagccccgcccccagcgccggcccctcccccagcgccggcccctcccccagctcgGCCACCCCCCGAGCCCGGCCGCCGCGCGGTCCTGCGCGCCCTCGTGTGGCCGCCAGCGGAAAGCGCAACTCTGTGATGCCGGGCAg GACGCCTCATTCTCACCATGTCTTGGGTTTCCACGTGCCTTCCTCACTGAGCCTCTCCGTGTCCAAGTTCCGATGTGAAGTGGAGAACTGTGACTCCCCTTCACTCAAGTACGTGGAGGTTTTTCGGGCTGGCTGA
- the FAM240C gene encoding protein FAM240C → MSRSYSTKHHGRVTYDADVLKTFWEKKIELHMEQLQKEDMRIRRSALDRLRDEWARQLERRNQMLQSSQEAPPRPAPPGTPALRAGDQPAA, encoded by the exons ATGAGCAGAAGCTACAGCACGAAGCACCACGGAAGGGTGACCTACGACGCCGACGTGCTGAAGACGTTTTGGGAGAAAAAAATCGAGCTTCACATGGAACAACTGCAAAAGGAGGACATGAGGATCCGCAGGAGCGCCCTGGACAG GCTCCGCGACGAGTGGGCTCGGCAGCTGGAGAGGAGGAACCAGATGCTGCAGAGCTCCCAGGAGGCACCCCCGCGGCCAGCCCCGCCGGGCACCCCCGCCCTGCGCGCCGGGGACCAGCCAGCGGCCTGA